The following proteins are encoded in a genomic region of Drosophila willistoni isolate 14030-0811.24 chromosome 3R, UCI_dwil_1.1, whole genome shotgun sequence:
- the LOC6650009 gene encoding BUD13 homolog, producing the protein MSMSNAKVIDQKEYLKKYLSGDKEKKKKKHKQKKHKKAAKVKIIDDDAYNSDNREVDEELLLGGEDAPQIVGEYIEENPNEIRSKWRNIAVKEEEETAQEEPTVRIKAEPRDDDDEENRWGRKASSLREKSPVTAIKIKQERRSPSIDQSPPRKKQNDERSPPARRKHDKDNVPSRNRHSEDISPPRRKRSGVSSPPRRIKEEDSSPPRRKRRDSDQSPPRRGRQSPPPRKIKEDLSPPRRKRRDSDQSPPRRRRQSPPRRRRSSSDQSPPRRRNDSDLSPVRRRRLSADSSPARSRQKRRSSDQSPPRRRRDSDQSPARRKGRHSDQSPPRKPKDRPRSRSPRRRRSSDQSPPSKDRFKKEVKRSPSPSQPVRKSRWAKASPSLSPPPTHKPKTDRTLDGKKAGLQDAQSLKAETDERRRREHQLFEKMSSEVSGRDADIQIRSTGRRGRRAREAANEDPAVQKRKEEHERKKKELYDRWGRGLKQLEDHKSRQEEMAHEASKPVARYANDEDLDRHLREQEHADDPMLEYMRAKRKKLDKQAGKPEMPKYEGSFPENRFGIRPGYRWDGVDRSNGYENRWFNKQNERVAIQDEAYKYSVEDM; encoded by the coding sequence ATGTCAATGAGCAATGCCAAAGTCATTGATCAAAAGGAATATCTAAAGAAGTACCTGTCTGGGGATaaggagaagaaaaagaagaagcacaaacaaaaaaaacacaaaaaagccGCCAAAGTGAAAAtcattgatgatgatgcctACAATAGCGACAACCGCGAAGTCGACGAAGAACTTTTATTGGGCGGTGAAGATGCTCCTCAAATTGTGGGTGAATACATCGAAGAAAATCCCAACGAAATTCGCAGCAAATGGCGAAATATTGCGGTGAAAGAGGAGGAAGAAACTGCACAAGAAGAACCAACAGTGAGAATTAAAGCAGAACCacgtgatgatgatgatgaggaaaATCGTTGGGGACGCAAGGCTTCATCGTTAAGAGAAAAAAGTCCTGTTACTGCCATTAAAATCAAGCAGGAAAGGCGCAGCCCTTCTATCGACCAGAGCCCGcccagaaaaaaacaaaacgatgAGCGCAGTCCACCAGCCAGAAGGAAACACGATAAAGACAATGTCCCTTCTAGAAACAGGCATAGCGAGGATATCAGTCCGCCGCGTCGAAAAAGAAGTGGAGTTAGCAGTCCACCAAGAAGAATAAAGGAAGAAGATTCAAGCCCACCCAGAAGAAAGCGACGGGATTCTGATCAAAGTCCACCCAGGAGAGGACGGCAGTCGCCTCCaccaagaaaaataaaagaagatcTTAGTCCACCAAGAAGAAAGCGGCGGGATTCTGATCAAAGTCCACCCAGGAGACGACGACAATCACCTCCACGCAGAAGAAGATCTAGTTCCGATCAGAGCCCACCAAGAAGAAGAAACGATTCTGATTTGTCTCCGGTACGCAGAAGACGGCTATCAGCTGATTCTAGTCCGGCCAGAAGTCGACAAAAACGTAGATCGTCTGACCAAAGCCCACCTAGAAGACGTAGGGATAGCGATCAATCTCCTGCGCGCAGAAAAGGACGTCATTCAGATCAAAGCCCACCCAGGAAACCAAAAGATAGGCCGCGATCCAGGTCACCAAGACGACGTCGGTCCTCAGATCAGAGTCCACCTAGTAAAGATCGATTTAAAAAGGAAGTAAAACGCTCGCCTTCTCCTAGCCAGCCGGTTAGGAAAAGTCGTTGGGCTAAGGCATCACCTTCTTTATCACCGCCACCAACCCATAAACCGAAAACCGATCGCACTTTGGATGGGAAAAAAGCTGGTCTCCAAGATGCCCAATCTCTGAAAGCCGAAACAGATGAACGTCGTCGCCGGGAGCAtcaactgtttgagaaaatgtCCAGCGAGGTATCCGGTCGTGATGCTGATATACAAATACGTAGCACTGGTAGGCGTGGCAGACGCGCTCGTGAGGCAGCCAACGAAGATCCCGCCGTACAAAAGCGCAAAGAGGAACACGAGCGTAAGAAAAAGGAGCTGTACGATCGATGGGGCCGTGGCTTAAAGCAACTAGAGGACCACAAATCGAGGCAAGAAGAAATGGCGCACGAAGCCTCCAAGCCAGTGGCGCGCTATGCCAATGATGAGGACTTGGATCGACATTTACGTGAACAAGAGCATGCCGATGATCCCATGCTGGAATATATGAGAGCCAAACGCAAAAAGCTTGATAAGCAGGCAGGCAAGCCTGAGATGCCCAAATACGAGGGAAGCTTTCCAGAGAACCGTTTTGGCATTCGTCCTGGCTATCGTTGGGATGGTGTGGATCGATCCAATGGCTACGAGAATCGTTGGTTCAACAAGCAAAACGAACGCGTTGCCATTCAGGACGAGGCCTACAAATACAGTGTGGAGGATATGTAA